The genomic interval GAAGCGTCTGCGCATAGCGGGTGCAGGCCGGCAGATTGTCGGCGATGATGGCGTTCCACAAGGTCAGCAGCTTCTTGTGCAGGTCGAGCGCGCGCGGATGATCGCCCGCCTTCACCGCGTCCCACAGCGCGACGGACGCATGCGGCGCGGCCGTGAGGATCGCCGCGATCGAGCCGTGGGCCCCTAACGTGTAGGAGGGATACATCAGCGCATCGACCGCGCTGTAGATCAGCTTGTCCGGCGCCATCATCATGAGGTCGGCGAACAGTTTGAGATCACCGGCGCTCTGCTTGACGCCGACCACCAGCGGCACCTCGGTCATGATGCGCGTGAGCAGCGCGGGCGACAGATACGACCACGGCACGACGTTGTAGATGATGATTGGCATGCCGGTCTCATCGGCCATGGCGCGGAAGTGCGCGACCATCGCCTCCTCGTCCGGCTTGAACAGATAGTGCACCGGCGTCACCTGGAGTGCGGCGACGTTCATGTCGCGCACCAGCTTGCCGCGACGGATCGCATCGCGCGTCGAGTCCACGATGATGCCGGCGATCACGGGAATGCGGCCCTTCACGGCGTCGACGGTCGCCGCCATCAGGTCGCGATACTCTTCGTGGTCGAGTGTGTGGCCCTCGCCCGTCGAGCCGCCGGCCGCGACGCCATGCGCGCCGGCGCTGATCATCCACTCGACCTGGGGAGCAACGAGCCTGTAATCGATCTCGCCGTCCTTAGCGAACGGCGTCGTCATCGGCGGAATCACGCCGGTCGGACGCACTGTCATGTTCTTCCCTCGCGTTTCCTCATGCCAACCCTTCGGCCTCGCTCTGTCGGCGAGTGTCCGCGGATGTGAAGCCTATCGCTTGCACGCTTCGCATCAAGGCGGCGCCTTGGCGTGGCTGCCCTGAGAGGGCGGCATGGCAGGGCCGTAACAGTACGACCGTAGTTGTCCGGCTCTGCCGCGAGGCGGGAATTTTTTACAATGAGATTCGTCAATTGGAGCTGGGAAGCAGGTCAAGTCTGCAGTGGTCGCGTGGCGTCTGACCACGGTGTGGCATCCCGCTTGCATTCTCCTCGTGGTGTGAAACAGCCGAAGAGGTGAACAGAATGTTTGTGACCGTCGTTGCCGTACTATGCCGACTCAGCGGAGCTGCTACCGGCAGTTGCGTCGAGGAGATCGTGACCGACAGCAACCTGTCGCCCGAGATGTCGCTGATGCAATGCGCGATCGGGGCTCAGGCGCCGCTGGCGAAATGGATGGGCGAACACCCGATCTATCGCACCAACTGGCGCATCGAGCGCTACAAGTGCGTACCGGGCCATTACGAGGTCAAAAGCCACGCCTAAACACCCGCAAGACCAAGCTACAAGACTAGGCTAATCGAGGAAACGCCCCGGAGGCGCCCCCTTCCCTCCGCCCGGGTTGCAGCGCCGGTTCCCATCGAGGCCGCGCCGTGTGACAACGATCACGCTTTTCCCTTAGGCAACCGCACGCAAAATGATCTTCCGCGCCTCGCGCCCTTCCGGCGTCGGCATCAGCGCGTAATTGTGCGGCTGGTCACGTCGCAGATGGAGCTCGACCGGCACGCCCACCGCCCGCGCGCGCTCGGCCAGATCGACGCTATCGGGGTAGAGCAGATCGCGCGTCCCGGCGAAGATCAGCATCGGCGCGAGCGAACGGAAGGCGCCGTTCAGGGGGCTGACGAAGGGATGGCCGACATCGAGTTCGCCGGCATAGAGGCGTCCGGCCTCTGTCATCCCCGGGATGTCCTGGATCGGGTCTCGCACCGCGATCGCCACCTGCTCCGGACGGCTGATCGATGCATCGGCCGCGGGCGAGATCAGCACCATGCGGTCCGGTTGCCGATGCCCGCGATCGCGCAGCCATTGGCAGGCGGCCAGCGCAAGGCCGGCGCCGGCCGAGTTGCCGACCACCGTGACCCCCGCGGAGCCGGCATCCTCCAGCAGCATTCGCAACAGCTCGGCCGTCGCCGGCACGATGTCTTTCGCCGTCGCCCCGGGGGCAAGCGGATAGATCGGAACGACGCAAACGACGCGCGCCTCTCGCGTCATCTGACCGACGAAGCGCCAATGCGCCGGCACGATCTCGTTGATGAAGCCGCCGCCATGCAGGAACATGACGTAATTGCGGCCCTCGTAGCCCGAAGACGGCGCCGTGTAATAGACCGGCCACCCTCCCATCTTGGTCAGGGTCACCTCGACGCCGCGCCCGAGCCCCTTCGGCTCACACGAGGCCGGCTGCAATGCGAGCTTGCGCACATGCGCTTGCACGGCCTCGGCCGAGGCAAGCTGTGTCTTGAATGGCAGCAGCCGCAGAGCTGCGTTGAAGCAGCGGCTCTGCAGGCTCGGTGCCGGATCGCGCGGCGGCGGCGCCCCCAGCACGCGACCGCCGGGGCAAAACTGCAAGGCCGACACGATCTTTGCAACGCTCATGGTGCGTCCCCGCCTGGCTCGATATCGACGCGGCGACGAAGAGGCTTGCCGACCCGCCGCGACTGTTCGATATAATGCGAGCGATCACTCGCTTTTTCTACTCGCATTCGAAAGTGCTGGGACATGGCCCGAAAGCCGCCGACAAAACCCCGGAAAAATGCCTCGCAGGCGCGCTCGCGCGCGACGGTCGACGCCCTGGTCGAGGCGACCGCTCGCATTCTGGTCCGGGAAGGTTTTGAGAAAGCTGGCACCAACCGGATCGCC from Bradyrhizobium arachidis carries:
- a CDS encoding alpha/beta fold hydrolase, translating into MSVAKIVSALQFCPGGRVLGAPPPRDPAPSLQSRCFNAALRLLPFKTQLASAEAVQAHVRKLALQPASCEPKGLGRGVEVTLTKMGGWPVYYTAPSSGYEGRNYVMFLHGGGFINEIVPAHWRFVGQMTREARVVCVVPIYPLAPGATAKDIVPATAELLRMLLEDAGSAGVTVVGNSAGAGLALAACQWLRDRGHRQPDRMVLISPAADASISRPEQVAIAVRDPIQDIPGMTEAGRLYAGELDVGHPFVSPLNGAFRSLAPMLIFAGTRDLLYPDSVDLAERARAVGVPVELHLRRDQPHNYALMPTPEGREARKIILRAVA
- a CDS encoding dihydrodipicolinate synthase family protein, which translates into the protein MTVRPTGVIPPMTTPFAKDGEIDYRLVAPQVEWMISAGAHGVAAGGSTGEGHTLDHEEYRDLMAATVDAVKGRIPVIAGIIVDSTRDAIRRGKLVRDMNVAALQVTPVHYLFKPDEEAMVAHFRAMADETGMPIIIYNVVPWSYLSPALLTRIMTEVPLVVGVKQSAGDLKLFADLMMMAPDKLIYSAVDALMYPSYTLGAHGSIAAILTAAPHASVALWDAVKAGDHPRALDLHKKLLTLWNAIIADNLPACTRYAQTLQGMPKTYPRAPMPEASSAQQAAIRKALDGLGISGAKHFQAAE